The following DNA comes from Burkholderia sp. HI2500.
AGTCTCATGGTTTCGATGGTATCAAACGATGCCGATGGCCGCAGAGCCGGCGAGTGGCGGCAGGCTGCGCGTCGGAAACTGCCCATTCGGCTGTCTTTCACCTCGCTCCGTCCCGGTTTACCTTGGGCGACAGCAGTTCGAGGCGTCGGGCCAGCGGCGGCCGGTGGGCGGATCCGTTTCGTCCGGTGCCGAGGGCCAGCGCCGACATCGTCGTCCGTCCGTCATCAAGATGATAGCAATGCTTGCACTTCATCCTGTTGGCGCTATCATTGATAGCAAATCCGGATGGAGGAATTCATGGCAAATCTACTGGTGCGTAACGTGGATGACAGTATCGTTCAGAGCCTGCGCGAGCAGGCTGCGGCAAATGGCAGGAGTGCCGAGGCCGAACATCGGGCCATCCTGGCCGATGCGCTCGGCCGGCCGAAGCGAAAGACATTTGCGCAAGTGCTGATGAGCATGCCCGATGTTGGCGACGACGCGGATTTTCAACGTGTTCAGGATTCGGGCGAGGCCAGGCGTGTATTTGATTGATACGAACATCATCAGCGAAATCAGGAAGGGCAAGCGAACCAACCGTGGCGTGCGGGCGTTCTTCACGCAGGCCGCGGCGGACGCGAGCCCGCTTTACCTGTCCGTCGTGACGGTTGCTGAACTTCGCCGCGGCGTCGATCTGATCCGTCATCGCGGCGATCATCCTCAGGCGTCGGCGCTCGAGGCCTGGATGGCGACCATCCTGTCCGGCTATGCGCCGAACATCCTGCCGGTCGACATCGAGATCAGCCAGATGTGGGGGCATTTGCGCGTGCCCGATCCGACGCAAGAACTCGACAAGCTGATCGCGGCCACCGCGCTGATCAACGATCTCACCGTGGTCACGCGCAACGTCGCGGATTTCGCCCGCACCGGCGTCCGGCTGCTGAACCCGTTCGACTGACCCGTGTTGCCGCGCCGCGGCAATCCGCACCCGCTCCCCGTCTCCTCCCGCATG
Coding sequences within:
- a CDS encoding type II toxin-antitoxin system VapC family toxin, with product MYLIDTNIISEIRKGKRTNRGVRAFFTQAAADASPLYLSVVTVAELRRGVDLIRHRGDHPQASALEAWMATILSGYAPNILPVDIEISQMWGHLRVPDPTQELDKLIAATALINDLTVVTRNVADFARTGVRLLNPFD
- a CDS encoding FitA-like ribbon-helix-helix domain-containing protein; protein product: MANLLVRNVDDSIVQSLREQAAANGRSAEAEHRAILADALGRPKRKTFAQVLMSMPDVGDDADFQRVQDSGEARRVFD